The genomic region ATATAAAGGGAGCATAAAATGAAGTAGGAAGGGTATGTTTTGATAAATTTCTGTATAACAGAGAAAAAAAAGCAGGATACAGCGCAAGATACAAACTGAGCAATCCAACAATACTATAGCTTAATAAAAGAGGAACCGAACCATAGTAATAAAGAGAATGATATATCCAGTAAACATTTCCTAAAAAATAAAAAAAGCCGAAAATCATACCACCTTTAAATACTGTTTTATAATCCTGAGCTCTGTTTAAAAAGAAAAAAAATGGTAAAAAAGAAAACCATGCAAGAAAAAATAGATTAAAAGGTGGAAAACTCAATACCAGTGCAAAGGCTGATAAAGCTGGCAGAAAATATTTTTTAATTGTTCTAAGGCAATAATTTTTCGTTTCTCCTATAAAATCTGGCCACAGCATCAGATATTTATGTTATCATAAAAATTGAATTTATGGTTACAATTATTATACCAGCAAGATTTGCTTCTACAAGATTTCCTGGAAAACCTCTTGCTCCTTTAAAGAATAAACCCATTATTCAGCATGTATATGAAAAAGCAAAAGCATCTCGTTTAGTTGATGATGTTTTTGTAGCAACAGATGATGAAAGAATATTTCAATGCGTTACTGCCTTTGGTGGAAAAGTTATAATGACATCAAAAATGCATCCATCAGGAACTGATAGAATTGCTGAAGCAGTTGATATACTAATAAAAGATGGATATAATTTAAAAAATGAATCAATTGTCATTAATCTTCAAGGAGATGAACCTTTGATAAAACCACAGATGATTGACCAGCTTGTAAATCTTATGAAAGAGTCTTCCTGTGCAAATCAATTCATTGGAACTCTTGCAAAGAAAATTGAAAATGAAAGAGAGTTTCAGAATCCCAATACTGTAAAAGTCGTTTTTGATGAGACAGGCTATGCTCTTTATTTTTCCCGCTGTCCGATACCATTTAATAGAGAAAAATATTTAAAGGGTATTTCAGGCAATGATTTTATGTATAAACATATAGGAGTGTATGGATATACATTGGAACTTCTTAAAAATTTTGTAAAACTTCCTCAATCAAGGCTTGAAAAAATAGAGGCTTTAGAACAGTTGCGAGCTCTTGAAAATGGTATAAAAATTAAGATAGCCATAACAGAATATGATTCCTTTGGAATAGATACACCAGAAGACCTGGAGGTAGCTGAGAAATGCCTAAATACATATTTATAACTGGTGGAGTAGTATCAGCCTTAGGAAAAGGAATAGCAGCAGCTTCAATTGGTGCTTTACTTGAATCAAAGGGATTTAAAGTTACAATTCAAAAGCTTGACCCCTATATAAATGTGGACCCTGGCACACTGAGTCCCTTTGAACATGGAGAGGTTTATGTTACTGATGACGGCTGCGAGACTGATTTAGATCTTGGGCATTATGAAAGATTTACTCATTTAACAACCTCCCATGTGAATAACTATACTTCAGGCAAAATTTATTTTAATGTTATATCAAAAGAAAGAAGGGGCGATTATCTTGGGCATACTGTTCAGGTTGTTCCCCATGTTACAGATGAAATAAAAGATGCCATAAAAAGTGCAGCAGGAGAAAATGATTTTGATGTGGTTATTGTAGAAGTGGGTGGAACAGTGGGAGATATTGAAGGACTTCCTTTTCTTGAAGCTATAAGGCAATTCAGATATGATGTGGGCAGAGAAAATGTGCTTTATATTCACCTTACTCTTGTTCCGTATGTAAAAAGTGCTGGAGAGCTCAAAACAA from Thermodesulfovibrio sp. 3907-1M harbors:
- the kdsB gene encoding 3-deoxy-manno-octulosonate cytidylyltransferase — encoded protein: MVTIIIPARFASTRFPGKPLAPLKNKPIIQHVYEKAKASRLVDDVFVATDDERIFQCVTAFGGKVIMTSKMHPSGTDRIAEAVDILIKDGYNLKNESIVINLQGDEPLIKPQMIDQLVNLMKESSCANQFIGTLAKKIENEREFQNPNTVKVVFDETGYALYFSRCPIPFNREKYLKGISGNDFMYKHIGVYGYTLELLKNFVKLPQSRLEKIEALEQLRALENGIKIKIAITEYDSFGIDTPEDLEVAEKCLNTYL